TGCCAAGAACCTCGCTCTGTCTTACGCTTCGGGCGTGGGTGGCGGCCGAACCGGCATCATCGAGACTACCTTCAAGGACGAGACTGAAACCGACCTGTTCGGTGAGCAGGCTGTTCTTTGTGGTGGCGCTGTCGAGCTGGTCAAGGCTGGTTTCGAAACGCTGGTCGAGGCTGGTTACGAGCCCGAAATGGCCTACTTCGAATGCTTGCACGAGTTGAAACTGATCGTTGACCTCATGTACGAAGGCGGTATCGCCAACATGAACTACTCGATCTCCAACAACGCCGAGTACGGTGAGTACGTCACTGGTCCGGAAGTGATCAACGCTGAGTCGCGTGAAGCCATGCGCAATGCACTCAAGCGCATTCAGTCCGGTGAGTACGCGAAGATGTTCATCGCTGAAGGCGCGCACAACTATCCTTCCATGACGGCTGCCCGTCGTCTGAACGCGGCGCATCCGATCGAACAGGTTGGTGAGAAGCTGCGTGGCATGATGCCTTGGATCTCCGCGAACAAGATCGTGGATAAATCCAAGAACTAAGCTGTACTGCATCAGTCAAAGAGAACGCGGCCAAGGCCGCGTTTTTTTGTGCACGGTGATAACGGGCTGGTAAACCTTCAGTTCAATTGCCACACTGTTATTCTGTTAATGCGGCAAGGTAATCTCATGATCGATAAGCAAGAGCACGACCCAAAGGATGATATGGATGCGGCCCACGGCATACTGCCCATCGATGAACACATAGAAGAAGTGCCTGGCCCTGATGGCAAGAAAATCAGACATCGCGGCATTTACTTGCTTCCCAATCTGTTTA
This genomic stretch from Halopseudomonas pelagia harbors:
- the ilvC gene encoding ketol-acid reductoisomerase, with translation MHVYYDKDCDLSIIQGKKVAIIGYGSQGHAHACNLKDSGVDVTVGLRSGSSTVAKAEAHGLKVTDVASAVAAADVVMILTPDEFQSQLYRDEIEPNLKQGATLAFAHGFAIHYNQIVPRKDLDVIMIAPKAPGHTVRTEFTKGGGIPDLIAVFQDASGNAKNLALSYASGVGGGRTGIIETTFKDETETDLFGEQAVLCGGAVELVKAGFETLVEAGYEPEMAYFECLHELKLIVDLMYEGGIANMNYSISNNAEYGEYVTGPEVINAESREAMRNALKRIQSGEYAKMFIAEGAHNYPSMTAARRLNAAHPIEQVGEKLRGMMPWISANKIVDKSKN